A genomic window from bacterium includes:
- a CDS encoding MATE family efflux transporter encodes MTKGVATLLGDPKRAIKKIAVPMMFGMFFQSIYNIADGIWVAGLGADELAAVGLFMPFFMIILSLGAGIGVGGSSAVSRRIGRKDKKGADNTSVHTLIIGLIISVALTLLSLPFMKHIFTGLSGSEKIGALATQYGLILFSGSVVLIFSNIANALLRGEGDARRAMYGLIVGSVLNIVLDPIFIYVLGLGVAGAAWASLISMIVAALLFIYWLFIKRDTYLNISLSAFKYNTFIISDIFRVGIPSSFAQLSMAIAMLVVNKIVVLAGGTDGIAVFTSGWRIVMLGTIPLMGIAMSVVAVTGAAFGAKEREKLKTAFYYALKMGVLIELIIGVLVLIFANQIAVIFTYSKGSSRIYVELVKFLRIITIIFPTVPLGMLTSAMFRGVGKGSRSLIVTLLRTILLQVPLAYIFGIIFHWGLTGVWSGLICANLIAVVASFLWGKHTVNTLPFDTR; translated from the coding sequence ATGACAAAGGGTGTTGCAACTCTGCTTGGGGATCCAAAGAGAGCAATAAAGAAAATTGCAGTACCTATGATGTTCGGGATGTTTTTTCAGTCCATTTATAATATTGCAGACGGAATTTGGGTGGCAGGGCTTGGTGCGGATGAGCTGGCTGCTGTGGGATTGTTTATGCCGTTTTTTATGATTATTCTATCTCTCGGAGCCGGTATAGGAGTAGGAGGAAGCTCTGCTGTATCAAGAAGAATCGGGAGAAAAGATAAGAAAGGAGCAGACAATACATCTGTTCATACATTGATAATAGGCCTTATTATTTCAGTGGCACTGACACTCCTGAGCCTGCCGTTTATGAAACATATTTTTACCGGGTTAAGCGGAAGTGAGAAAATCGGAGCACTTGCTACTCAGTATGGATTAATCCTGTTCAGCGGGTCTGTTGTACTGATTTTTTCAAATATTGCAAATGCCCTTTTAAGGGGTGAAGGTGATGCAAGGCGCGCAATGTACGGCCTGATTGTAGGCTCAGTTCTTAATATTGTATTGGATCCCATTTTTATCTATGTCCTGGGCCTTGGTGTGGCAGGTGCAGCATGGGCTTCATTAATATCAATGATTGTGGCAGCACTTCTGTTTATCTACTGGCTTTTTATAAAAAGAGATACATATCTGAATATATCCCTCAGCGCTTTTAAATATAATACTTTCATTATAAGTGATATTTTCAGAGTGGGGATACCTTCTTCCTTTGCTCAACTCTCCATGGCGATTGCCATGCTTGTTGTAAACAAGATTGTTGTACTTGCAGGAGGGACAGACGGGATTGCAGTATTTACCAGCGGGTGGCGTATTGTAATGCTTGGAACAATCCCTCTTATGGGTATTGCCATGTCTGTGGTTGCTGTGACAGGTGCTGCATTTGGTGCAAAAGAGAGAGAAAAACTGAAAACAGCTTTTTATTATGCCTTAAAAATGGGAGTATTAATCGAGCTTATAATCGGCGTTCTTGTTCTTATTTTTGCAAATCAGATTGCAGTAATTTTTACTTATTCAAAGGGCTCGTCAAGAATATATGTTGAATTGGTTAAGTTCCTGCGTATAATTACAATAATCTTTCCTACGGTGCCTCTCGGTATGCTTACTTCAGCAATGTTCAGGGGAGTGGGAAAAGGTTCGCGTTCTCTCATTGTAACACTTCTCAGAACAATTTTGCTTCAGGTACCTCTTGCATATATTTTCGGAATTATTTTTCACTGGGGATTAACAGGCGTGTGGTCCGGTCTGATATGTGCAAATCTTATAGCAGTAGTCGCGTCATTTTTGTGGGGAAAACACACTGTAAACACACTCCCATTTGATACTCGTTAA
- a CDS encoding Ig-like domain-containing protein produces MKVKNNKFRRLTILLSIAGLLLLWAGSIAATLELSWQPNTEPDLAGYKIYYGTSGSGVYSIIIDVGNVNTYDLTGLSIGATYYLVVTAYDENGNESGYSEEVSYQIKDVDPPVITSASCVMVDKVVVTFNEQVEKISAELESNYSINNGVTVQTAELQSDNKTVYLYTTSHSNGNYILTINNVRDRASVPNAIAADTHAQYSWTGNDETPPRIADLELKNDDFIVIEFSEPVEQSSATDVSHYSISPAVQINSVDIAGTFRKVYITTAEHTRGQNYTMTVNGVKDGAGNVMNSVHENYSCISEDTDPPVLTAARINKDGDEIVLEFSETLDQASAETKSNYSISPSVSITSVSLNSDQKSVTLQTAVHSAGEFEITASNVGDNANPPNYISSGVLSYTYTPPDHTPPAIVSVEIPNSNLLQVTFSEPLEGASAENVSNYSISPHIKINNATLDVSGEKVLLETEEHQAGSYSLTVNNIRDRAEQPNTIASGSSKSYEYNPPDTDPPYVTEIDLHGEDVLEIVFNESLDRTASETVTNYQISPSVEIKSAVLVGDTLNRVYLSTGKHIPGGTYTISISGIKDRAPAPNIIASGTTAEYTCPVIDNTSPRLVTAVLQGNNFLKLVFSEAVDQTSAENKLNYSIAPSLNIEEATLDASLKIVFLKTARHQPGTDYTVTVTGVKDRANPANVIGTENSVNYRCESVDNIPPELLRADLHGNVLLELSFSEPLDKVSALNSGNYSIDNGISIEQVSMSESQMQVFLKTSQHQKGTYTVKVNNLRDLAEIPNTIEPNSSFEYTYTPVDTISPVVASVSTINKNTIEIVFDEALDRNSAETTDNYSINNGVVVQKAILNSSLSIVYLQTTEFNPGNYVLTVKNITDASENANKIQNTSIQYVYHVLDEVSPTLASTEAKSSKMVLVTFSEPMEAVSAEKITNYTINPGIQVTGAYLTSSDKQVVLETSEHAAGEYTLTVNGVRDASSSHNPIAQYSTINYTWSPADTVKPKLVSYNLPTDSYLELFFSEPVNDDQANNKVNYTIDPPVQIINASLSSNLDVVGLVTSKHAPGTYTVTVNNITDRAFNPNVIGGHNKLTYTYIPPDTVGPKLIALKVNSPQSMALIFDEELDRETAENIANYSIDKGIQISDVSLLASLTTVHIETSPHQPSETYTITISGLKDRAPSPNAIRSPIKKAYSYDPPDTEKPELVSAKLISGANLVELVFSEKIDKKTAENRENYIIDPSVEVNLATLDTVTLKKVRLETTDHRPGIQYSVSARNIKDLAPVPNVIDASKWVHYQMPGSGSMADNTPPQISRVDVVSRNKIDIVFSEPVNKATAENVKNYVISDTIKVVEAKLDTDKVKAVLTTSNHIYGKSYTISVKSIKDASQYQNAMSSETDVKYLITKEAALSNVNRPAYQFAILHLSDKSYVDRSYTIEQIPAYLDSIPRVVTANDDKMSDGSSFLSFELWGEATVYVAFDRHIESLPSWLSNWKQTGDQLVDSRDNVFMLFSREFSSGRVVLGGNKGTMDDNMYMVYIEPRTDSKAVIASLSKTSYDVEHISVGDTCYIDRPHTITSIPSQLEELLWIRTANDDKLSTDPLSFHLNKASVVYVAHDKRITELPDWLSGWDELNEQISNSRSDKYNIFYKKFSEGDVELGANGGTAEDNMYFVLIKPVDEKDNSGAGPKIPKKFELLQNYPNPFNPSTHIRTNIRFKINDNRDVNLVIYNILGQAVKEFNLSQDQLRTGVVHEVVWDGRDNNGAIVASGVYFCRLKVGAFALTRRMLLLR; encoded by the coding sequence ATGAAGGTGAAAAATAATAAATTCAGAAGATTAACAATATTACTCAGCATTGCAGGTTTGCTGCTTTTGTGGGCTGGAAGTATTGCCGCAACTCTTGAACTTTCCTGGCAGCCTAACACAGAGCCTGATCTTGCAGGATATAAAATATATTACGGCACATCAGGGAGCGGAGTTTATTCCATTATCATTGATGTCGGAAATGTTAATACCTATGACCTGACAGGGCTTAGTATTGGGGCTACGTATTACTTGGTTGTGACAGCATACGATGAAAACGGGAATGAGAGTGGTTATTCCGAGGAGGTCAGCTATCAAATTAAGGATGTAGATCCGCCGGTCATTACCTCAGCATCATGTGTTATGGTTGACAAAGTTGTTGTGACATTTAACGAGCAGGTTGAAAAAATATCAGCAGAATTGGAATCAAATTACTCCATAAATAATGGCGTTACAGTACAGACAGCTGAACTTCAGAGTGACAATAAAACAGTTTATCTGTATACAACTTCTCATTCAAACGGCAATTATATTTTAACAATAAACAATGTACGTGACAGAGCATCTGTTCCAAATGCAATTGCAGCAGACACTCATGCACAGTATTCATGGACAGGAAACGACGAAACACCTCCGCGTATTGCAGATTTGGAGCTTAAAAATGATGATTTTATAGTTATAGAATTTTCGGAACCGGTTGAACAGAGCTCTGCAACAGATGTTTCGCATTATTCAATCTCTCCGGCTGTACAGATAAATTCAGTTGATATAGCTGGTACGTTCAGAAAAGTGTATATTACTACAGCAGAGCATACAAGGGGACAAAATTACACTATGACTGTTAATGGTGTGAAAGACGGGGCTGGAAATGTTATGAATTCAGTGCATGAAAATTATTCATGCATTTCCGAAGACACAGATCCGCCTGTTTTAACTGCTGCAAGGATAAATAAGGACGGTGATGAGATTGTTCTTGAATTCAGTGAAACTCTTGATCAGGCAAGTGCTGAAACAAAGTCTAATTATTCAATTTCCCCTTCTGTTTCCATTACATCTGTATCTTTGAATTCGGATCAGAAATCAGTAACGCTTCAAACAGCAGTGCACAGCGCAGGTGAATTCGAAATTACAGCCTCAAATGTCGGAGATAACGCGAATCCTCCGAATTACATTTCATCAGGGGTGTTGAGTTATACATACACACCTCCTGATCATACACCCCCTGCCATAGTCTCTGTAGAAATACCCAATAGTAATTTACTGCAGGTTACTTTTTCAGAACCTTTGGAAGGTGCAAGTGCTGAAAATGTTTCCAATTATTCCATATCACCGCATATAAAAATAAACAATGCGACTCTTGATGTTTCCGGAGAAAAGGTACTTTTGGAAACAGAGGAGCATCAGGCAGGAAGTTATTCATTGACTGTAAATAATATCCGTGACAGGGCTGAACAGCCTAATACAATAGCTTCGGGATCTTCAAAGAGTTATGAATACAATCCTCCTGATACGGATCCTCCCTATGTAACAGAAATTGACCTTCACGGAGAGGATGTCCTTGAAATTGTTTTTAATGAATCTCTTGACAGAACTGCAAGTGAAACTGTAACCAATTACCAGATATCTCCTTCTGTTGAGATTAAAAGTGCAGTTCTCGTAGGGGATACGCTTAACAGAGTCTATCTTTCAACAGGTAAACACATACCTGGGGGTACTTACACAATATCCATAAGCGGAATCAAAGACAGAGCTCCTGCTCCCAATATTATAGCATCCGGTACAACAGCGGAATATACTTGTCCGGTTATTGACAATACTTCTCCGAGATTAGTTACTGCTGTGCTGCAGGGGAACAATTTTCTTAAACTTGTTTTCAGTGAAGCAGTTGATCAGACATCTGCAGAAAACAAATTGAATTACAGTATTGCTCCTTCTCTGAACATTGAAGAAGCAACTCTTGATGCATCTTTGAAAATAGTATTTCTTAAAACAGCAAGGCACCAGCCCGGTACGGATTATACAGTGACAGTTACAGGAGTTAAAGACAGGGCGAATCCTGCTAATGTTATAGGAACGGAAAATAGTGTAAATTACAGATGTGAATCGGTAGATAACATCCCGCCTGAACTTTTACGTGCAGATCTTCACGGAAATGTTCTGCTTGAGCTTAGTTTCAGCGAACCTCTTGATAAGGTTTCCGCACTTAATTCCGGGAATTATTCCATAGACAATGGGATTTCAATTGAACAGGTTTCAATGAGTGAATCACAGATGCAGGTGTTTTTAAAAACAAGCCAGCACCAAAAAGGAACGTACACGGTAAAAGTAAATAACTTGCGAGACCTTGCGGAAATTCCAAATACAATTGAACCGAATTCCAGTTTTGAATATACTTATACTCCGGTTGATACTATAAGCCCTGTTGTTGCGAGTGTATCCACTATCAATAAAAATACAATTGAAATTGTGTTTGATGAAGCACTTGATAGAAATTCTGCAGAAACAACGGATAACTATAGTATAAACAATGGTGTGGTTGTTCAGAAAGCAATATTAAATTCATCTCTTTCAATTGTTTACCTTCAGACAACAGAGTTCAATCCCGGCAACTATGTACTTACGGTTAAAAACATCACGGATGCATCGGAAAATGCAAATAAAATTCAAAATACTTCAATACAGTATGTTTATCATGTTCTGGATGAAGTATCGCCGACATTGGCTTCAACTGAGGCCAAGAGCTCTAAAATGGTACTTGTTACTTTCAGTGAACCAATGGAAGCTGTGAGTGCGGAAAAAATTACGAATTATACAATCAATCCAGGGATTCAGGTAACAGGAGCGTATCTTACATCTTCAGACAAACAAGTTGTATTGGAAACATCGGAGCATGCTGCAGGCGAGTACACTCTAACTGTAAACGGAGTGCGGGACGCATCTTCTTCACACAACCCGATTGCCCAATACAGCACAATAAATTATACATGGAGCCCTGCAGATACTGTAAAGCCTAAACTTGTATCTTATAATCTGCCGACTGACAGCTATCTTGAGCTCTTTTTCAGTGAGCCGGTTAATGACGATCAGGCAAATAATAAAGTAAATTATACAATAGATCCGCCGGTCCAGATAATTAATGCAAGTTTGAGTTCAAACCTTGATGTTGTAGGCCTTGTCACAAGCAAGCATGCGCCAGGGACATATACGGTTACTGTAAATAATATCACAGACCGTGCATTTAATCCAAATGTTATCGGAGGACACAACAAGTTGACTTACACCTATATTCCTCCTGATACGGTAGGGCCGAAACTTATTGCGTTAAAAGTCAATTCTCCACAGTCTATGGCGCTTATTTTTGATGAAGAACTTGACAGGGAAACTGCGGAGAATATAGCTAATTACAGTATTGATAAAGGAATTCAAATTAGCGATGTCAGCCTCCTTGCTTCTCTGACAACAGTACATATTGAGACTTCACCGCATCAGCCGAGTGAAACATATACTATAACAATTTCAGGGCTGAAGGACAGGGCACCGTCTCCGAATGCTATCAGGTCTCCGATTAAAAAGGCATATTCGTATGACCCTCCTGATACTGAAAAACCAGAGCTTGTCAGTGCCAAGCTTATAAGCGGAGCAAACCTTGTTGAACTTGTTTTCAGTGAGAAAATAGATAAAAAAACAGCGGAAAACAGGGAAAACTATATTATTGATCCAAGTGTTGAAGTTAATCTTGCAACATTGGATACAGTTACATTGAAAAAGGTGAGGCTGGAAACAACAGATCATCGCCCTGGTATTCAGTATTCTGTAAGTGCACGTAATATAAAAGATCTCGCGCCTGTCCCCAATGTTATTGATGCTTCCAAGTGGGTACATTACCAGATGCCCGGCTCAGGCAGTATGGCTGATAACACACCCCCTCAAATTTCCAGAGTGGATGTTGTCTCGAGGAATAAGATAGATATCGTTTTTTCGGAGCCTGTAAATAAAGCAACTGCCGAAAATGTAAAGAATTATGTAATAAGTGATACAATTAAAGTTGTTGAGGCAAAACTTGATACTGACAAGGTAAAAGCAGTATTAACAACGAGCAATCACATATATGGTAAATCATATACTATTTCAGTAAAGAGCATTAAGGATGCCTCTCAATACCAGAATGCAATGAGCAGTGAAACGGATGTTAAATATCTGATTACAAAAGAAGCTGCTTTGAGTAATGTGAACCGCCCTGCATATCAATTTGCTATTCTTCATTTAAGCGATAAGAGCTATGTGGACCGCAGTTATACAATTGAACAGATTCCTGCATATCTTGACAGCATACCGCGTGTTGTTACGGCAAATGATGACAAGATGTCAGACGGCAGCAGTTTCTTGAGTTTTGAACTTTGGGGAGAAGCAACGGTTTATGTAGCATTTGACAGGCATATAGAATCATTGCCCTCATGGCTGAGCAACTGGAAACAGACAGGAGATCAGCTTGTTGATTCCAGGGATAATGTTTTTATGCTTTTCAGCAGGGAGTTTTCAAGCGGAAGAGTTGTACTGGGCGGGAATAAAGGTACAATGGATGATAACATGTATATGGTCTATATTGAACCGAGGACAGATTCAAAAGCAGTTATAGCGAGCCTCAGCAAAACCTCCTATGATGTAGAACATATTTCAGTAGGGGATACCTGTTATATTGACAGGCCTCATACAATTACATCAATTCCTTCTCAATTGGAAGAGCTCCTCTGGATACGAACCGCAAATGATGATAAACTGAGCACAGATCCGCTGAGTTTCCACCTGAATAAGGCATCTGTGGTTTATGTGGCGCATGATAAAAGAATTACAGAGCTTCCTGACTGGCTTTCAGGCTGGGATGAATTAAATGAGCAGATAAGCAACTCCCGTTCTGACAAATACAATATATTCTATAAAAAGTTTTCAGAAGGTGATGTAGAACTCGGCGCAAACGGAGGTACTGCGGAAGATAATATGTATTTCGTTTTGATAAAACCTGTTGATGAAAAAGATAATTCCGGAGCAGGGCCGAAGATTCCGAAGAAGTTCGAGCTTTTACAGAATTATCCGAACCCGTTTAATCCTTCTACGCATATAAGGACTAATATCAGGTTCAAAATTAATGATAACAGAGATGTAAATCTTGTTATTTACAACATTCTGGGCCAGGCTGTGAAAGAGTTTAATCTTTCGCAGGATCAGCTCAGAACAGGCGTTGTACATGAAGTTGTATGGGACGGCAGAGATAATAACGGAGCTATTGTTGCAAGCGGAGTCTATTTCTGCAGGTTAAAGGTCGGGGCTTTTGCATTGACACGGAGAATGCTGCTTCTGCGGTAG
- a CDS encoding NAD+ synthase, producing the protein MRITLAQLNSVIGDFNKNLIKIKNTIEKAENENSDLVIFPELFLAGYPPQDLLERSDFADASEKALQSLIEITKNFPHTGIICGNFERIEESDSFHLYNTAFLVQNGKILFKQRKTLLPTYDVFDEKRYFTPAEHIDIFNFKNEKIGITICEDAWNNPAILPNPGYRVDPVEILAHKGATIIINISASPFTLGKEYLRFNLIKSHVQKHNIPFIFVNQTGANDELIFDGRSMVFNDRGDMIQILSSFKEEIKTLNTESGTPVDFKPLDPVKAAHDALVLGIKDYMGKCGFKKAVLGLSGGIDSAVTCALACRAAGSKNITGVAMPSPFSSESSLIDAKNLAENLGIEFITVPIGSTFKSYKETLNPLFSETGEDVAEENIQARIRGNILMALSNKFGYLVLTTGNKSEMSVGYCTLYGDMSGGLSVLADVPKSLVYKIADYINRGTNIIPQSTINKPPSAELKPDQKDQDTLPPYETLDAVLELFIEQGISKQEIIKRGFDPDTVEWIIDAVWKNEYKRRQAPPVLKITSKAFGSGRRMPIAAKHTF; encoded by the coding sequence ATGAGAATAACTCTTGCACAATTAAATTCCGTTATAGGCGATTTTAATAAGAATCTGATTAAAATCAAAAATACAATTGAGAAAGCAGAAAATGAAAATTCAGACCTTGTAATCTTTCCGGAACTGTTTCTTGCAGGTTATCCTCCTCAGGACCTTCTCGAACGAAGCGACTTTGCAGACGCGTCGGAAAAAGCACTTCAATCCCTTATTGAAATCACTAAGAATTTTCCGCATACAGGTATAATCTGCGGTAATTTTGAAAGAATTGAAGAATCTGATTCTTTTCATCTTTACAATACTGCTTTTCTGGTACAAAACGGAAAAATTTTATTTAAGCAGCGTAAAACACTTCTTCCTACATATGATGTTTTTGATGAAAAACGCTATTTTACTCCTGCTGAACATATTGATATTTTTAATTTTAAAAATGAGAAGATAGGAATAACAATTTGCGAGGACGCATGGAATAATCCTGCAATTCTCCCAAATCCCGGATACAGGGTAGATCCTGTTGAAATTCTGGCACATAAGGGAGCAACTATAATTATAAATATATCGGCATCTCCATTTACCCTTGGCAAGGAATATCTCCGTTTTAATCTAATAAAAAGCCATGTACAAAAACACAATATCCCTTTTATCTTTGTGAATCAAACAGGTGCAAATGATGAATTGATTTTTGACGGCCGGTCTATGGTATTTAATGACAGAGGAGATATGATACAGATACTCTCCTCTTTTAAAGAAGAGATTAAAACACTGAATACGGAATCCGGTACTCCCGTTGATTTCAAACCTCTTGATCCTGTTAAAGCAGCCCATGATGCTCTCGTACTCGGAATAAAAGACTACATGGGAAAATGCGGTTTTAAAAAGGCAGTCCTCGGCCTGTCAGGAGGGATTGACTCCGCAGTAACCTGTGCTCTTGCATGCAGAGCAGCAGGCAGCAAAAATATTACAGGTGTAGCTATGCCCTCCCCCTTTTCTTCTGAATCCAGCCTTATTGACGCAAAAAATCTTGCAGAGAATCTTGGAATAGAATTTATAACCGTGCCAATAGGCAGCACCTTTAAAAGCTACAAAGAGACCTTAAACCCGCTGTTTTCGGAAACAGGCGAAGACGTGGCAGAAGAGAATATTCAGGCACGCATAAGAGGCAATATCCTTATGGCACTTTCCAATAAGTTCGGATATCTTGTTCTTACAACCGGCAACAAAAGTGAGATGTCTGTCGGCTACTGTACACTCTACGGTGATATGAGCGGAGGGCTTTCCGTTCTTGCAGATGTTCCGAAAAGTCTGGTTTACAAAATTGCAGATTACATAAACCGCGGCACAAATATTATTCCCCAATCAACTATTAATAAACCTCCCTCAGCAGAGCTTAAACCTGATCAGAAAGATCAGGACACTCTGCCTCCATATGAAACACTTGACGCTGTTCTTGAATTATTCATAGAGCAGGGTATATCAAAACAAGAAATTATTAAAAGAGGATTTGATCCTGACACTGTTGAATGGATTATTGATGCTGTATGGAAAAATGAATACAAACGCCGTCAGGCACCTCCTGTACTTAAAATCACATCAAAAGCCTTCGGCTCAGGAAGAAGAATGCCGATCGCTGCCAAACATACTTTTTAA
- a CDS encoding patatin-like phospholipase family protein yields MKKIGLALGGGGARGLSHIMFIQALDELGIKPSIISGTSIGSIIGGFYAGGMTGKELEDLTEHISILEIGKMLDLNVLKSSGIVRGNGVTGFLKEHLPVSTFEELSIPLKIIATDFWERKEVVFDSGNLIEAIRSSISIPGIFIPHQIDNAILVDGGIINPLPMSVIRNQCDVLIAIDVSGTMVPPRRHLRPSVFDAVMNTFQIMESIVVKGHLKKNKPELYVKPRLENIQILDFHKAKSIMKSVHKDVDNFKRELESIMEEKPYRKSRSFFSIFNRK; encoded by the coding sequence ATGAAAAAAATCGGACTTGCACTTGGCGGAGGCGGAGCAAGAGGACTCAGCCACATTATGTTTATTCAGGCTCTCGATGAACTTGGTATTAAACCTTCTATTATTTCAGGTACAAGTATCGGGTCTATTATAGGCGGATTTTATGCCGGAGGTATGACAGGAAAAGAACTGGAAGATTTGACAGAGCATATATCAATCCTTGAAATTGGTAAAATGCTTGACCTTAATGTACTAAAATCATCTGGTATAGTAAGAGGCAACGGGGTTACCGGATTTTTAAAAGAGCATCTTCCAGTAAGTACATTTGAGGAGCTTTCTATTCCATTAAAAATTATAGCGACTGATTTCTGGGAAAGAAAAGAAGTTGTTTTTGATTCCGGCAACCTTATAGAAGCAATCAGGTCAAGCATATCTATTCCTGGTATATTTATACCTCACCAGATTGACAATGCCATTCTCGTGGACGGAGGTATAATTAACCCTCTGCCTATGAGTGTTATTAGAAACCAGTGTGATGTGCTTATTGCCATTGACGTATCAGGGACTATGGTTCCGCCGAGAAGACATCTGCGCCCATCTGTTTTTGATGCGGTCATGAATACATTTCAGATAATGGAATCCATTGTCGTTAAAGGACATTTAAAGAAAAACAAACCGGAACTATATGTAAAGCCAAGGCTTGAGAACATTCAAATACTTGATTTTCATAAGGCAAAATCTATTATGAAAAGCGTACACAAAGATGTGGATAATTTTAAAAGAGAGCTGGAATCAATAATGGAAGAAAAGCCTTATAGGAAATCACGCTCCTTTTTTTCCATATTTAACAGGAAATAA